The genomic window ACGCGGTGCCGATGACCCTCGGCCAGGAATTCCACGCCTTCGCCACCACCCTGGGCGAAGACCTCGACCGCCTGCGTCGCCTGGCGCCGGAACTGCTGACCGAAGTGAACCTGGGCGGCACCGCGATCGGCACCGGCATCAACGCCGACCCCGGCTACCAGAAGCTGGCCGTCGAGCGCCTGGCTGAAATCAGCGGCCAGCCGGTCGTCCCGGCCGCCGACCTGATCGAAGCCACCTCCGACATGGGCGCCTTCGTGCTGTTCTCCGGCATGCTCAAGCGCACCGCGGTCAAGCTGTCGAAGATCTGCAACGACCTGCGCCTGCTGTCCAGCGGCCCGCGCACCGGCATCAACGAGATCAACCTGCCGCCGCGTCAGCCGGGCAGCTCGATCATGCCGGGCAAGGTCAACCCGGTGATCCCGGAGGCGGTGAACATGTGCGCCTTCGAAATCATGGGCAACGACCTGGCGCTGACCATCGCGGCCGAAGGCGGCCAGCTGCAGCTCAACGTGATGGAGCCGCTGATCGCCTACAAGATCTTCGACTCGATCCGCCTGCTCCAGCGCGCCATGGACATGCTGCGCGAGCATTGCATCACCGGCATCACCGCCAACGTCGAGCGCTGCCACCAGCTGGTGGAGCACAGCATCGGCCTGGTCACCGCGCTGAACCCGTACATCGGCTACGAGAACTCCACCCGCATCGCCAAGATCGCGCTGGAAACCGGCCGCGGCGTACTGGAACTGGTTCGCGAGGAACAACTGCTGGACGAAGCCACCCTGGCCGACATCCTGCTGCCGGAAAACATGATCGCCCCGCGCCTGATTCCGCTGCGCGCCTGATCATCCGCCCGGCGCGAGCCGGGCACGTCTCACCGGTTGAGGGGGAGTATTCCTCCCTCACCTTTCAGGGATTGGTTACCCCCGATCCCTTCTTTTATGCCCGGCGCGGCGGACCTGTCCGAAGCGCCACGTCTCACCGGTTGAGGGGCCCTTGGGCCCACTCTCCTTTAGAAGGGACACCGCTTACCCCGGTGTCCCCTTTTTTTTGCCTGGGATTTGGGTACGTCCAGATAGTGGACGTCCTCCCTGAATATTTCTGAGCTCGGATCGGCCCTCACCCTAACCCTCTCCCAGAGGGAGAGGGGACCGTTCGGCGCAGATGAAACCATGGCGTCAGCCGGCACAATCGGCTCCCTCTCCCTCCGGGAGAGGGCTTGGGTGAGGGGAAGCGCAGGCACGGACTCCCCGGCGACAAGACGACAGCGACTCAGGCCAGCAACCAGCTGTAGGAGCGAGCTTGCTCGCGAACTCTATCGCCTGCGGCAATACCGGTGCAGGGGAGGTTCGCGAGCAATAACGAGGGCGTCCCCCTCGCTCCTACGAAAAGCAGAGACGCGCGGGGATCAATCCTGCCGTTGCAGGTGATCGAGAATCCGGCGGTTGAGAGCGGCGATACG from Pseudomonas sp. GCEP-101 includes these protein-coding regions:
- a CDS encoding aspartate ammonia-lyase, which gives rise to MSPVASFRIEKDLLGTLEVPSDAYYGIQTLRAVNNFRLSGVPLSHYPKLVVALAMVKQAAADANHKLGHLPADKHAAISEACARLIRGDFHDQFVVDMIQGGAGTSTNMNANEVIANIALEAMGHAKGEYKYLHPNNDVNMAQSTNDAYPTAIRLGLLLGHDTLLASLDSLIQAFAAKGVEFAGVLKMGRTQLQDAVPMTLGQEFHAFATTLGEDLDRLRRLAPELLTEVNLGGTAIGTGINADPGYQKLAVERLAEISGQPVVPAADLIEATSDMGAFVLFSGMLKRTAVKLSKICNDLRLLSSGPRTGINEINLPPRQPGSSIMPGKVNPVIPEAVNMCAFEIMGNDLALTIAAEGGQLQLNVMEPLIAYKIFDSIRLLQRAMDMLREHCITGITANVERCHQLVEHSIGLVTALNPYIGYENSTRIAKIALETGRGVLELVREEQLLDEATLADILLPENMIAPRLIPLRA